A single window of Anaerocolumna chitinilytica DNA harbors:
- a CDS encoding NAD(P)-dependent oxidoreductase produces the protein MKNAVFLNSSKVDFDGKLNFNALKKEANITLYEKTEEEDILTRVEGQNIVITKEIPMGRELIERLPSSVELICEAGTGYNNIDIKAAREKNITVCNIPSYSSDAVSQLVLAFILSLSSSLTVQQTMIREKKLDNFSSHLQVNHFEVSGKTLGVIGAGKIALEVIKRARAFNMNVLVYSRTVKDLKDENIQFVSLEKLLTDSDFVTIHCPLTEETKYLIQKEKLALMKPSAYLINTARGAIIKEADLVEALRAGVIAGAALDVLEQEPATADNPLLSLPNCILTPHIGWQCLETRQRLLNMLADNIHGFLTGNVQNCVN, from the coding sequence ATGAAGAACGCAGTATTTTTAAATAGTTCAAAAGTTGATTTTGATGGTAAGCTAAATTTTAATGCACTTAAGAAAGAAGCCAACATTACCTTATATGAGAAGACAGAAGAAGAAGACATACTCACTAGGGTAGAAGGGCAGAACATTGTGATTACAAAGGAAATACCCATGGGAAGAGAGTTAATAGAGAGACTTCCGTCTTCTGTGGAACTGATTTGCGAGGCTGGGACAGGTTATAATAATATCGATATCAAGGCAGCTAGGGAGAAGAATATTACCGTGTGCAATATTCCATCTTATAGTTCCGATGCGGTCTCCCAATTAGTACTAGCTTTTATACTCTCTTTATCCTCCTCCCTAACGGTACAGCAAACTATGATAAGAGAAAAGAAGCTTGATAACTTTTCAAGCCATCTTCAAGTAAATCATTTTGAAGTGAGCGGAAAAACTCTTGGCGTAATCGGAGCTGGCAAGATTGCATTGGAGGTAATAAAAAGAGCAAGAGCTTTTAATATGAACGTATTAGTTTACAGCAGAACGGTAAAAGACTTAAAGGATGAGAATATACAGTTTGTATCCCTGGAGAAGTTATTAACGGACAGCGACTTTGTTACTATTCACTGTCCGTTAACGGAAGAGACCAAATATTTAATCCAGAAAGAAAAGCTTGCGCTGATGAAACCTAGTGCGTACCTGATAAACACTGCAAGAGGTGCCATCATCAAAGAAGCAGACCTGGTGGAGGCTCTTAGAGCTGGAGTAATAGCAGGAGCAGCTTTGGATGTATTAGAACAGGAGCCGGCTACGGCGGATAACCCTTTGTTATCACTCCCTAATTGTATTCTTACCCCTCATATTGGCTGGCAGTGTCTAGAGACAAGACAGAGGTTGCTTAATATGCTGGCAGATAATATCCATGGCTTTTTAACAGGTAATGTTCAAAATTGTGTAAATTAA
- a CDS encoding methyl-accepting chemotaxis protein: protein MKNRNTTDKGKSGLLSIKVKISLLCAAFIIIASVINFTAINRVSKTTITSNTQATMKNLADSYSKNMNEAVNNISNSAQFLMQSKEIKALVQSTDGTTTADTSSIDNYISMFLNMDENREDVSLVSTDGTILYSSKASLKGTNISSKAYFKTALTNGTDAESDVFVSDTSNSPCITFAIPFRNIEMGMGAAMSPTHNNISALPPTTTVPEDSAAQATSGENSNDVNQSNAEVIGMITVTVKASAFSSLLSEVSLSGMDTAYAYLLDTNGNVIYYPKSEVIGSNLNIEVINNLTKEIKAGTTPTATTLTYDYDGKKTYASYSILQSNHWLLVLAVDKSEIMAPLNKATFNSMTITLILTVLLTLLAYFFAGSITKPIRCLTSYINKTATLDFKEDASFQTILKYKDETGEMGRAIETMRNNLKGMIQKIGNASDNMLRTADNLNNITKSVNDYASDNSATAEELSASMEETAATTSLICNNIANIENHSQSIYTKASDGIDKSSLLIKRAGQLKATTETAVVRIKETYEQFKTDTALAISQAEAVSKINMLTNVIKEIADQTTLLALNASIEAARAGEAGRGFSVVANEIGSLADQSAGTVKNINIITAEVNSAVRALTESLNRSLDFWEKNILTDYNSFLETSSEYGENAGEINHSLEAIHSGIDLLKGELKNISTSITEINNMVEDSSAGVSDVAARDTDIVSLTSDTRKMVESNRENATELDGIVKSFKL from the coding sequence ATGAAAAACAGAAATACTACAGATAAAGGGAAATCCGGGTTACTGTCAATAAAGGTTAAGATTTCTTTGTTATGTGCAGCATTTATCATAATAGCATCTGTGATAAATTTCACAGCTATTAACAGGGTATCAAAAACTACGATTACGAGTAATACACAAGCTACAATGAAGAATCTGGCTGATTCCTACAGTAAAAATATGAACGAAGCTGTGAATAATATCAGTAACTCCGCACAATTCTTAATGCAGTCCAAGGAGATAAAAGCCCTGGTGCAATCCACTGATGGGACAACCACAGCAGACACCAGCAGTATAGATAATTACATATCTATGTTTTTAAATATGGATGAAAACAGAGAAGATGTCAGCCTTGTCAGTACCGACGGTACCATCCTCTATAGTTCCAAAGCTTCTTTAAAAGGAACGAATATCTCAAGCAAAGCTTATTTCAAAACTGCTCTCACGAATGGGACAGATGCTGAAAGTGACGTCTTTGTTTCAGATACCAGTAACAGTCCCTGTATCACTTTTGCCATTCCTTTTCGTAACATCGAAATGGGGATGGGTGCTGCTATGTCCCCTACCCACAATAATATAAGTGCCCTGCCGCCAACAACTACTGTTCCTGAGGATTCAGCTGCACAGGCCACATCAGGAGAGAACTCCAATGACGTAAACCAATCCAATGCAGAAGTAATAGGTATGATAACGGTAACGGTAAAAGCTTCTGCTTTTAGCAGCCTGTTATCTGAAGTCTCCTTATCCGGTATGGATACCGCATATGCCTATCTTCTGGATACAAATGGAAATGTTATTTATTATCCCAAGTCTGAGGTTATCGGTTCCAACTTAAATATTGAGGTTATCAATAACCTTACAAAGGAAATCAAAGCTGGCACTACTCCTACAGCCACTACTCTGACCTATGACTACGACGGCAAAAAAACCTACGCTTCCTATAGTATATTACAAAGCAATCATTGGCTTCTCGTTCTTGCAGTGGATAAATCAGAAATTATGGCTCCTCTTAATAAAGCTACTTTTAACTCAATGACCATTACCTTAATATTAACGGTTCTGCTTACCCTTTTGGCCTACTTTTTTGCCGGAAGCATAACAAAACCTATACGCTGTCTTACAAGTTATATTAATAAAACCGCAACTCTTGATTTTAAAGAAGATGCTTCTTTTCAGACAATTCTAAAATATAAGGATGAGACGGGCGAAATGGGAAGGGCCATTGAAACTATGAGAAACAATCTGAAAGGTATGATACAAAAGATTGGTAATGCCTCAGATAACATGCTTCGGACTGCCGACAACCTGAATAACATAACCAAATCCGTGAATGATTACGCCTCTGATAACAGTGCTACCGCCGAGGAGTTATCCGCCAGCATGGAAGAGACCGCTGCCACCACCTCCCTCATCTGCAATAATATCGCAAATATAGAGAACCATTCCCAATCCATCTATACCAAGGCAAGCGATGGCATCGATAAATCTTCTCTTTTAATAAAGCGTGCAGGACAGTTGAAGGCAACGACAGAAACGGCAGTAGTAAGAATTAAAGAGACCTATGAACAGTTTAAAACCGATACCGCACTTGCAATCAGCCAGGCGGAAGCAGTAAGCAAGATTAATATGCTTACCAATGTAATAAAAGAAATTGCCGATCAGACCACCTTGTTGGCTTTAAACGCTTCTATTGAAGCTGCCAGAGCAGGAGAAGCCGGCAGGGGATTCTCCGTAGTAGCCAATGAAATCGGTTCTCTGGCCGACCAATCCGCAGGTACAGTTAAGAACATTAACATTATAACCGCCGAAGTAAATTCCGCTGTAAGAGCTTTAACAGAAAGCCTTAACCGTTCACTGGACTTTTGGGAGAAGAATATACTTACTGATTATAATTCATTTCTTGAAACCAGCAGTGAATATGGTGAAAATGCCGGAGAAATAAATCATTCCTTAGAAGCTATCCACAGCGGTATCGATTTACTGAAAGGAGAATTAAAGAATATCAGTACCTCCATTACAGAAATCAATAACATGGTAGAAGATTCTTCCGCCGGAGTCAGTGATGTTGCCGCAAGAGATACTGATATTGTTTCCCTTACCTCCGATACCAGGAAAATGGTCGAAAGTAACCGGGAGAATGCTACCGAATTAGACGGTATTGTAAAATCTTTCAAGTTATAA
- a CDS encoding metallophosphoesterase has product MSVEKRLNAAYQNAEEILINKGSKIVLISDCHRGTGNWGDNLFSNQNLYFAALNYYYENNFIYIELGDGDELWENRSEEDIIAAHSYAFWMISRFYENKRFYMLYGNHDIVKRNPAYVKENFTTYYNESYKKTLLLLPGIHVREALVLRIKDTEHKILLVHGHQADFFNNTLWRLARFLVRYLWRPFEVIGVKDPTSTSKNHNKKEKVEKYLMEWCDKHHQMLIAGHTHRPTFPALGEPMYFNDGSCVHPRCITSIEIENESISLVKWFVTTRSDGSLYVERKLLEGPVPLIDFFSV; this is encoded by the coding sequence ATGTCTGTGGAGAAAAGGCTTAATGCAGCCTATCAAAATGCCGAAGAAATTCTGATCAATAAAGGTTCAAAAATAGTTTTAATCAGTGATTGCCATAGAGGCACCGGTAATTGGGGGGACAATTTATTCAGCAATCAAAACCTTTATTTTGCTGCACTCAATTATTACTATGAAAATAACTTCATTTATATTGAACTGGGCGACGGTGATGAACTATGGGAGAACCGTTCAGAAGAAGACATTATTGCAGCCCACAGTTATGCCTTCTGGATGATTTCTAGGTTTTATGAGAATAAACGGTTCTATATGCTCTATGGGAATCATGACATTGTGAAACGAAACCCTGCTTATGTAAAGGAGAATTTCACCACCTACTATAATGAGAGCTATAAAAAGACACTGCTTCTGCTGCCTGGTATTCATGTCAGAGAAGCTTTGGTACTTCGTATCAAAGATACGGAGCATAAGATCTTGCTGGTACACGGGCATCAGGCAGATTTTTTTAATAATACCCTTTGGCGTCTAGCCAGATTTCTTGTTCGATATCTCTGGAGGCCCTTTGAAGTTATTGGTGTAAAAGATCCCACCAGTACCTCCAAGAATCATAATAAGAAAGAAAAAGTAGAAAAATATCTGATGGAATGGTGTGATAAGCACCACCAGATGCTGATTGCCGGTCATACCCATAGACCTACCTTCCCAGCCTTGGGCGAGCCTATGTACTTTAACGACGGAAGCTGTGTTCATCCTCGATGTATTACTTCCATCGAAATTGAAAATGAATCCATTTCCTTAGTCAAGTGGTTTGTCACAACAAGGTCTGACGGCTCACTCTATGTTGAAAGAAAACTGCTTGAAGGTCCGGTACCTCTTATAGATTTTTTTTCAGTCTAA